ATCATCATGAATCAGCAGCAGTTCGACAAGATGAAGAACGCACCGGGCTTTATCGCAGCACTTGATCAGAGTGGTGGCAGCACCCCCAAAGCGCTCAAGC
This window of the Candidatus Nanopelagicales bacterium genome carries:
- a CDS encoding class I fructose-bisphosphate aldolase (catalyzes the formation of glycerone phosphate and D-glyceraldehyde 3-phosphate from D-fructose 1,6-bisphosphate in glycolysis); protein product: MNQQQFDKMKNAPGFIAALDQSGGSTPKALK